The following proteins are co-located in the Salvelinus namaycush isolate Seneca chromosome 33, SaNama_1.0, whole genome shotgun sequence genome:
- the flt1 gene encoding vascular endothelial growth factor receptor 1, whose translation MICFIFVVLCGLSGSALAKGKVEREPKGKFSVPVLDVKSRQLVLEANQTLTIHCRGRWELSWVFPGGVARDKESVQLEDSRCGRQSQHYCSQLIISSAQAQHTGSFRCRYSHRTRRQSAVYIYVTDRQRPFVREQNKSPDVVYIKESQPLVFPCRVTNPDATVSLVKFPDRELTPDQRNIVWNSRQGFLIRSPTYFYIGLFSCKTSVNGTTHSLSYLTHRQVNKIMEVYLNSTSPVQTLQGDSLAINCTVTAEWNSRVSISWDYPGQVNRAAIISRRIMASKTHMVFYSILSIPKLHRSDRGLYICRVTSGPVSRETNVSVTVYDRPYIRLTPRQGAIVEAYAGQKSYRLSPKLRAFPAPEIIWLKDGKVAAEQCSRYHVDGNSLVIRDVAKEDAGKYTILVGIQEHRLYQNLTLSLVVNVSPGIGEKAVSLQDPGSLPQGSRQAPHCSSHGVPPPHIAWLWHPCPPKGLSGGTRA comes from the exons ATGATTTGCTTTATCTTCGTGGTTCTATGTGGATTGTCTGGCAGTGCGCTCGCAAAAG gTAAAGTGGAGAGGGAGCCTAAGGGGAAGTTCAGTGTTCCTGTTCTGGATGTGAAAAGTCGACAGCTGGTCCTGGAGGCCAACCAGACGCTGACGATCCACTGCAG GGGTCGATGGGAGCTGTCGTGGGTGTTCCCTGGAGGTGTGGCCAGAGATAAAGAGAGTGTGCAATTGGAGGATTCTCGCTGTGGGAGGCAGAGCCAGCATTACTGCAGCCAACTGATTATTAGCTCAGCACAGGCCCAGCACACAGGATCGTTCCGGTGTCGGTACAGCCATCGGACCCGCAGGCAGAGTGCTGTCTACATCTATGTCACAG ACAGACAGCGGCCATTTGTGAGGGAGCAGAATAAAAGTCCAGACGTGGTGTATATCAAGGAGAGCCAGCCACTGGTCTTCCCCTGTAGGGTCACCAACCCTGACGCCACCGTGTCATTGGTCAAG TTCCCTGACCGTGAGTTGACCCCAGACCAGAGGAACATAGTGTGGAACAGCAGACAGGGCTTCCTTATCCGCAGTCCCACCTACTTCTACATCGGCCTGTTCTCCTGCAAGACCTCTGTCAACGGGACCACACACTCCCTCAGTTACCTCACACACAGACaag tgaaTAAGATTATGGAGGTGTATCTGAACAGTACCAGTCCAGTCCAGACTTTACAGGGGGACAGTCTGGCCATCAACTGTACTGTCACTGCAGAGTGGAACAGCAGAGTGTCCATAAGCTGGGACTACCCTGGGCAG gtaAACAGGGCAGCCATAATTAGTAGGCGTATCATGGCCAGTAAAACTCACATGGTGTTCTACAGTATTCTGTCCATCCCTAAACTCCACCGCTCTGACAGAGGGCTCTATATCTGCCGAGTGACCAGTGGACCGGTCAGCCGAGAGACTAACGTGTCTGTCACAGTCTACG ACCGTCCGTATATCCGTCTGACACCCAGACAAGGGGCTATAGTGGAGGCTTATGCAGGACAGAAATCCTACCGACTCTCCCCCAAACTACGGGCCTTCCCTGCCCCAGAGATTATCTG GTTGAAGGATGGGAAGGTAGCAGCAGAACAGTGTTCCCGTTATCATGTGGATGGGAATTCCCTGGTGATCCGGGATGTGGCGAAGGAGGACGCAGGGAAGTACACTATCCTGGTGGGAATCCAGGAGCACAGACTCTACCAGAACCTAACGCTCTCTCTGGTGGTCAACG TGAGTCCTGGAATAGGGGAGAAGGCGGTGTCATTGCAGGACCCAGGTAGTCTCCCGCAGGGCAGCAGACAAGCCCCGCACTGCAGCTCCCACGGAGTCCCCCCTCCTCACATCGCCTGGCTCTGGCACCCCTGCCCCCCCAAAGGCCT CTCTGGCGGAACACGGGCCTGA